The Synechococcus sp. BL107 nucleotide sequence GCAGTTGCTTCCAGCCCTGGCCAGCGCCTTGTCGGCTTTTTCGGGCTAAAGGCTGACGTGAGGACTTGGGAGGTCATTCGACCTCTTGAATCACTCTTGGAACGGAGAGGGAGGGATTCGAACCCTCGACAAGCGTTGCCGCCTGTAACTCCTTAGCAGGGAGCCGCTTTCAACCACTCAGCCACCTCTCCAGGGGGCAGATTGATCCTATCAAGTGCTGGGCAATTGGTCAGACCTCAACGCGGGGCAGCCGATGCTTGAACCCGCAGAGAATTTCCCAAGGGATCGACTGGCAGCGGTCACTCCAGTTCTGCGGGGAGATTTCAACGTTTTGATCGCGTCCCAGAAGAGTCACGATGCTGCCGGGATGAAGCTCGGGTGCGTCGGTTGCATCGATCAAGAGCTGATCCATGGTGATCGCGCCCACTTGGGGGAGCCGTTTGTCGCGATGGAGCACCTGAATCTGCCCACTGAGGGATCGCAAAACACCGTCGGCATAGCCGATGGCGACGACAGCAAGGCGTCTGGAATTGGGGCTGATGTACTGATGGCCGTAGCTCACGCCAGTGCCGGCTTTGATCTCGCGGATCAGCGTCACCTTGGCGCGGACCGCTAGGGCGGATCGCAACGGCACGATGTCGCTCAAATGGTCCGCGGGTGCATGGCCGTACAGGGCAAGTCCCACCCTCACTAGGTCGTAATGCAAGTTCGGTTCCAATAAGGTCCCGGCCGAGTTGGCGAGATGACGGCACAGCCCAGTGCCCTGTTGGGGGAGGGTCTCGATCACGGACTGGAAGCGTTGCCGCTGCTGTTGCGTCACGGTGATATTGCGATCATCGGCGCAGGCCAGATGGCTGTAAATCCCCTTCAGATCTAAGTTTTTGAGGT carries:
- the alr gene encoding alanine racemase, encoding MSDQNPRQRAWVEVSPAAIKANAGALCQHLTPGTELMAVVKADGYGHGAVTVANAALDGGAASLGVATLQEGLELRQAGLKAPILLLSNLCDPEDLRTCLEWQLMPTLSSLADAKLCHALAEDSGRRFQVQLKIDTGMSRLGCALDDGAETTQAIQHLKNLDLKGIYSHLACADDRNITVTQQQRQRFQSVIETLPQQGTGLCRHLANSAGTLLEPNLHYDLVRVGLALYGHAPADHLSDIVPLRSALAVRAKVTLIREIKAGTGVSYGHQYISPNSRRLAVVAIGYADGVLRSLSGQIQVLHRDKRLPQVGAITMDQLLIDATDAPELHPGSIVTLLGRDQNVEISPQNWSDRCQSIPWEILCGFKHRLPRVEV